The Pseudomonas sp. G2-4 genome window below encodes:
- a CDS encoding sugar nucleotide-binding protein: MRMRLMLLGGGNALGQALIRLGAEEDIGFLAPRPPEDGWDAASLTQLLDDTRPDALINLAYYFDWFQAEAVSEPRLASQERAVERLAELCQHHNIVLLQPSSYRVFDGSRATAYSEKDEPVPLGLRGQALWRIEQSVRATCPQHVLLRFGWLLDDSADGILGRFLARAEQPEELLLADDRRGNPTPVDDAARVIISVLKQLDCAAPLWGTYHYAGHEATTPLALGQAILTEARALHPLAVEAPTPQAHAARPDAAEEPQHAVLACKKILHTFGIKPRAWRAALPSLLDRFYRHG, from the coding sequence ATGCGAATGCGCCTTATGTTACTGGGCGGCGGGAATGCCCTCGGGCAGGCGCTGATTCGCCTCGGTGCAGAAGAAGACATCGGTTTTCTTGCCCCCCGCCCCCCCGAAGACGGTTGGGATGCCGCGAGCCTGACTCAGTTGCTCGACGACACCCGGCCGGACGCCTTGATCAACCTGGCGTACTACTTCGACTGGTTCCAGGCCGAGGCCGTCAGCGAGCCGCGCCTGGCCAGCCAGGAGCGGGCTGTCGAGCGCCTGGCCGAGCTGTGCCAGCATCACAACATCGTCTTGCTGCAACCGTCCAGCTATCGGGTGTTCGATGGTTCCCGTGCCACCGCCTACAGCGAAAAAGACGAGCCCGTGCCCCTGGGCCTGCGTGGCCAGGCATTGTGGCGGATCGAGCAAAGCGTGCGCGCCACCTGCCCGCAACATGTGCTGCTGCGTTTCGGCTGGCTGCTGGACGACAGCGCCGACGGCATTCTCGGACGTTTCCTGGCCCGGGCCGAACAGCCCGAAGAGCTGTTGCTGGCCGATGACCGTCGGGGCAATCCGACGCCGGTGGACGATGCCGCACGGGTGATCATCTCCGTACTCAAGCAACTCGATTGCGCCGCTCCGCTGTGGGGCACCTACCATTACGCCGGGCACGAGGCGACCACGCCGTTGGCCCTGGGCCAGGCGATCCTCACCGAAGCCCGCGCCCTCCATCCCCTGGCGGTCGAGGCACCCACGCCCCAGGCTCACGCTGCACGGCCGGACGCCGCGGAAGAGCCGCAGCACGCGGTACTGGCCTGCAAGAAAATACTGCACACTTTCGGGATCAAGCCCCGCGCCTGGCGCGCGGCGCTCCCGAGCTTACTGGATAGGTTTTATCGTCATGGCTGA